Proteins encoded in a region of the Burkholderia ubonensis subsp. mesacidophila genome:
- a CDS encoding OmpA family protein, whose amino-acid sequence MKHIRVALVLSVLSLAACSSASGPTFSASELQPREGIRTYQVDCHGIVSSHATCMKAAKRMCGDEPVRVIDSARPYRDGAEPRTLVFQCGAAGGAPTPAPAAEAPAPAEKVALTGDAFFASGEAKLTPSARATLDTLLSRQTGTRFARVAVTGYADAVGSTAANLQLSQRRADSVAAYLRDHGVRADAFAATGRGDADPVATNATAEGRASNRRVEIVLQR is encoded by the coding sequence GTGAAGCATATTCGCGTCGCACTCGTTCTGTCCGTGTTGTCCCTTGCGGCGTGCTCCAGCGCGTCCGGGCCGACGTTCAGCGCATCCGAGCTGCAACCGAGAGAAGGCATTCGCACCTACCAGGTCGATTGTCACGGCATCGTTTCAAGCCACGCGACCTGCATGAAGGCGGCGAAGCGCATGTGCGGCGACGAGCCGGTGCGCGTGATCGATTCGGCCAGGCCGTACCGCGATGGCGCCGAGCCACGAACGCTGGTGTTCCAGTGTGGCGCCGCCGGCGGCGCGCCCACGCCGGCGCCCGCCGCGGAGGCGCCCGCTCCGGCCGAGAAAGTCGCCCTGACGGGCGACGCATTCTTCGCGTCGGGCGAAGCGAAGCTGACGCCGTCCGCACGCGCCACGCTCGATACGCTGCTGAGCCGGCAAACCGGCACACGTTTCGCGAGGGTGGCCGTCACGGGTTATGCGGACGCGGTCGGCTCCACGGCTGCCAATCTCCAGTTGTCGCAACGACGCGCGGATTCAGTTGCCGCCTATCTTCGTGATCATGGGGTGCGGGCCGATGCGTTTGCTGCGACCGGGCGCGGCGATGCCGATCCGGTCGCCACCAACGCGACAGCCGAAGGACGTGCGAGCAACCGGCGGGTCGAGATCGTGCTGCAGCGTTGA
- a CDS encoding beta strand repeat-containing protein: MALGVNAAALAASTVAFGESSKVAATAGTGAIAGGYNSQVLNGTGAVALGQGQTANGNGAVAIGDPNTATGTGAVAMGANNIANGNGALAIGNSNSAQGMGAIALGNTSTAAAAGALAFGSGAVANNAGDVALGSGAITAAPNPTPNATIGGVTYHFAGNNPANVVSVGGNGSVRQITNVAAGQISDTSTDAINGSQLNATNLAINSLSTSTLSSIGSLSTGVASLSTSTSTGISSLSTGVASLSTSTSTGISSLSTGVASLSTSTSTGISSLSTGVASLSTATSTGIGSLSTGVASLSTSTSTGIGSLSTGVASLSTATSTGIGSLSTGVASLSTTTSTGISSLSTGLSTVVSTTTNVGNSTATALGGGAAYNSTTGTISAPTYTTYNANGTTTINNNVGSVVDNINSQGIKYFHTHSTAADSQATGTDSVAIGPAAIASGTSSLAAGNGAQATATNGLALGTQSTVSVAGGVAIGSGSVSDRAVLSGVGSVTIGSRAIPYNTSDRTLLGAVSFGDASGSTYRQLTNVADGTQAQDAVTVRQLANALSSFAVTGQKYFHANSTQADSLAVGTDSVAVGPATVVNGNNGVGIGNGAIVDSTAPGGVAIGQSASSAQADAIAFGSGATAAGAQSIAQGANASALNAGGVALGSGAHSSAINALALGAGANATLANSVALGAGSTTAAPDTGATALYGGTAAGIASAANGVVSVGAAGQERQLQNVAAGVISAASTDAINGSQLFSVVTGVNTLGNSVASSLGGGSTYNSATGAVTTSLSYAGNTYGSVQNVLNAIGGGGTTAGVKYFHANSTGPDSRALGADSVAIGTNAVANDAGDVALGANSTTAAATPTSGATIGGTHYGFAGANPASAVSVGAAGAERQIQNVAAGQLNQNSTDAVNGSQLYATNQQVTANTTAINNMANGGGIKYFHANSTAPDSQATGADSVAIGGGAQATTANSVALGAHSTTNANLGLAAYNPGTAPLAGATPAGEVSVGSAGAERRITNVAAGAAATDAVNVSQLQAVSSQVSQVQNDALLWDPTANGGAGAFSAKHGGSGPNTITNVAAGALSPTSTDAVNGSQLYATNQNVTNVASAVNNIQSGGGVKYFHANSIAADSQATGTDSVAIGPLAISGGASSLAAGNGAQAQAANALALGAQSNASIAGGVAIGSGSVSDRAVLSGIGSVTIGSRAVPYNTSDQTLLGAVSFGSASGNTYRQLTNVADGTQAQDAVTVRQLANALSSFAVSGQKYFHANSARADSLAVGAESVAVGPTTVVNGDNGVGIGNGAIVDATAPGGVAIGQGSSSAQADAIALGSGAAAGGAQAIAQGANARALNAGSVALGSGAQSSAINALALGAGASATFANSIALGAGSLTAVGALNNYIAYGLSSPQSSAGEVNVGNRQITGLAAGRAGTDAVNVSQLDAVANQLTTLIGQKTSNTGGSTGGSFTSNQSSLNSAPAPSGSNASAGGLGAVASGASSTAVGNGSQATGSGSTAMGVGATSSGTHSVAIGTGSDDGGRSGVVAVGSDKAARQVVNVAEGTQGTDAVNVNQLNAVSTALSTSVNTLGNQVNQMQQQIQQTDAMAREGIAATAAMASIPHMDRDSNFAMGVGTATFAGQKAMAIGVQARITENLKATLNGGFSGSQRVVGAGMLYQWK; this comes from the coding sequence GTGGCACTGGGCGTGAATGCAGCCGCGCTTGCCGCATCGACCGTCGCATTCGGCGAAAGCAGCAAAGTGGCCGCAACGGCGGGCACGGGGGCCATCGCCGGCGGCTACAACTCGCAAGTGCTGAACGGAACCGGCGCGGTGGCGCTCGGGCAGGGGCAGACTGCGAACGGCAACGGCGCGGTGGCAATCGGCGATCCGAACACGGCGACCGGCACCGGCGCAGTTGCGATGGGGGCGAACAACATCGCGAACGGTAACGGCGCACTTGCGATCGGCAATTCGAACAGCGCGCAGGGGATGGGCGCCATCGCGCTCGGCAACACGTCGACGGCTGCCGCTGCCGGTGCGCTCGCATTCGGTTCCGGCGCCGTCGCCAACAACGCGGGCGATGTCGCGCTTGGCTCCGGGGCGATCACCGCAGCGCCCAATCCGACGCCGAATGCGACGATCGGCGGCGTGACATACCACTTTGCCGGCAACAACCCGGCAAATGTCGTGAGCGTGGGTGGAAACGGCAGCGTGCGTCAGATCACCAACGTCGCCGCAGGCCAGATCAGCGACACGAGCACGGACGCGATCAACGGCTCGCAGCTCAACGCGACGAATCTCGCGATCAACTCGCTTTCGACGTCGACGCTGTCGAGCATCGGATCGCTGTCGACTGGTGTCGCATCGCTATCGACGTCTACGTCGACGGGCATCAGCTCGCTGTCGACCGGAGTTGCATCGCTGTCGACCTCAACGTCGACGGGCATCAGCTCGCTGTCGACCGGAGTTGCGTCGCTGTCGACCTCAACGTCGACGGGCATCAGCTCGCTATCGACCGGTGTCGCATCGCTGTCGACCGCCACGTCGACGGGCATCGGCTCACTGTCAACCGGTGTTGCTTCGCTGTCGACCTCCACGTCGACAGGCATCGGCTCACTGTCGACCGGTGTCGCATCGCTGTCGACCGCCACGTCGACGGGCATCGGCTCACTGTCAACCGGTGTCGCTTCGCTGTCGACCACCACGTCGACAGGCATCAGCTCGCTGTCGACCGGCCTGAGCACGGTCGTCAGCACGACCACCAACGTCGGCAACAGCACGGCGACGGCACTCGGTGGCGGTGCGGCCTACAATTCGACGACCGGCACGATCTCCGCTCCGACGTACACGACGTACAACGCGAACGGCACGACGACGATCAACAACAACGTCGGCTCGGTCGTCGACAACATCAATTCCCAAGGCATCAAGTATTTCCACACCCATTCCACGGCAGCGGACAGTCAGGCGACGGGCACCGATAGCGTCGCGATCGGCCCGGCGGCCATCGCGAGCGGGACGAGCAGCCTGGCAGCCGGCAATGGTGCGCAGGCGACGGCAACCAACGGGCTCGCGCTTGGCACACAGTCGACCGTATCGGTCGCGGGCGGCGTCGCGATCGGCTCGGGATCGGTATCGGATCGGGCCGTCCTGTCCGGCGTCGGATCGGTGACGATCGGCAGCCGTGCAATACCGTACAACACGTCCGATCGAACCTTGCTCGGCGCGGTGTCGTTCGGCGATGCAAGCGGCAGCACCTATCGTCAGTTGACCAACGTCGCCGACGGCACGCAGGCACAGGATGCGGTCACCGTTCGCCAGCTCGCCAACGCACTGTCGTCCTTTGCGGTAACCGGCCAGAAGTACTTCCATGCGAATTCGACCCAGGCGGACTCGCTCGCGGTCGGCACGGATTCCGTCGCGGTCGGCCCGGCGACCGTCGTCAACGGCAACAACGGCGTGGGCATCGGGAACGGCGCGATCGTCGATTCGACCGCGCCCGGTGGCGTGGCCATCGGCCAGAGCGCGAGCTCGGCGCAGGCGGACGCGATCGCGTTCGGCAGCGGCGCGACGGCCGCCGGCGCGCAGTCGATCGCGCAAGGCGCGAATGCGAGCGCGCTGAACGCGGGCGGGGTGGCGCTCGGGTCCGGCGCGCACAGCAGTGCGATCAATGCGCTGGCGCTGGGCGCCGGTGCAAACGCCACGCTCGCCAACAGCGTCGCACTCGGCGCCGGCAGCACGACGGCCGCCCCGGACACGGGAGCGACCGCGCTGTACGGCGGGACCGCGGCCGGCATCGCGAGCGCGGCCAACGGCGTCGTATCGGTTGGCGCTGCCGGCCAGGAGCGGCAGCTGCAAAACGTCGCCGCCGGCGTGATCTCGGCGGCGAGCACCGATGCGATCAATGGATCGCAGTTGTTCTCGGTGGTGACGGGTGTCAATACGCTCGGCAACAGCGTCGCGTCGAGCCTCGGCGGCGGCAGCACCTACAACAGCGCGACCGGCGCCGTGACGACGAGCCTCAGCTATGCGGGCAATACGTATGGCTCCGTCCAGAATGTGCTGAACGCGATCGGTGGCGGCGGGACGACCGCGGGCGTCAAGTATTTCCACGCCAATTCGACCGGCCCCGACAGCCGGGCGCTCGGCGCCGACAGTGTCGCGATCGGCACGAATGCCGTCGCGAACGATGCGGGCGATGTTGCGCTTGGCGCCAATTCGACGACCGCGGCGGCGACCCCGACATCCGGCGCGACGATCGGCGGCACCCACTACGGCTTCGCGGGTGCGAATCCGGCGAGTGCGGTGAGCGTGGGCGCTGCCGGCGCGGAACGGCAGATCCAGAATGTCGCCGCCGGCCAGCTGAACCAGAACAGCACGGACGCAGTCAACGGCTCGCAGCTTTACGCGACGAACCAGCAGGTCACCGCGAATACCACGGCGATCAACAACATGGCCAACGGCGGCGGGATCAAGTATTTCCACGCCAATTCCACGGCGCCGGACAGCCAGGCGACGGGCGCGGACAGCGTCGCGATCGGCGGCGGCGCGCAGGCGACCACCGCGAATTCGGTCGCGCTCGGCGCGCATTCGACGACGAACGCGAATCTGGGCCTTGCCGCATACAACCCCGGCACCGCGCCGCTGGCGGGCGCGACGCCCGCGGGTGAAGTGTCGGTGGGGTCCGCGGGGGCAGAGCGACGCATCACGAACGTGGCGGCAGGCGCCGCGGCGACCGATGCCGTGAACGTGAGCCAGCTGCAGGCCGTCAGTTCGCAGGTCAGCCAGGTGCAGAACGATGCGCTGCTGTGGGACCCGACGGCGAACGGTGGCGCCGGCGCTTTCAGTGCCAAGCACGGCGGCAGCGGCCCGAATACGATCACGAACGTCGCGGCCGGCGCATTGAGCCCGACGAGCACGGACGCGGTCAACGGCTCGCAACTGTACGCGACGAACCAGAACGTGACCAACGTGGCGAGTGCCGTCAACAACATCCAGAGCGGCGGCGGCGTCAAGTACTTCCATGCGAACTCCATCGCGGCCGACAGCCAGGCGACGGGTACCGACAGCGTCGCGATCGGTCCGCTGGCGATCTCGGGCGGCGCGAGCAGCCTTGCGGCCGGCAACGGCGCGCAGGCGCAGGCGGCGAATGCATTGGCGCTGGGTGCACAGTCGAACGCGTCGATCGCGGGCGGCGTCGCGATCGGCTCGGGTTCGGTATCGGATCGCGCGGTGCTGTCCGGCATCGGTTCGGTGACGATCGGCAGCCGGGCGGTTCCGTACAACACGTCGGACCAGACCTTGCTCGGCGCGGTGTCGTTCGGCAGCGCGAGCGGCAACACCTATCGGCAACTGACCAACGTCGCGGACGGCACGCAGGCGCAGGACGCGGTCACGGTGCGGCAACTGGCCAACGCGCTGTCGTCGTTCGCGGTGAGCGGACAGAAGTATTTCCACGCGAACTCCGCGCGGGCCGACTCGCTGGCAGTGGGCGCGGAGTCGGTCGCGGTCGGTCCGACGACCGTCGTGAACGGCGATAACGGCGTGGGCATCGGGAACGGCGCGATCGTCGATGCGACGGCGCCCGGCGGCGTGGCGATCGGGCAGGGCTCGAGCTCGGCGCAGGCGGATGCGATCGCGCTCGGCAGCGGCGCGGCGGCCGGCGGCGCGCAGGCGATCGCGCAGGGCGCGAATGCGCGCGCGCTGAATGCCGGCAGCGTGGCGCTCGGTTCGGGCGCGCAGAGCAGTGCGATCAATGCGCTGGCGCTGGGCGCCGGCGCCAGCGCGACGTTTGCGAACAGCATCGCGCTCGGCGCCGGATCGCTGACGGCGGTTGGCGCATTGAACAACTACATCGCCTACGGGCTGAGCAGCCCGCAGTCGTCGGCGGGCGAGGTCAACGTCGGCAATCGGCAGATCACGGGCCTGGCCGCCGGGCGGGCGGGGACCGATGCGGTCAACGTGTCGCAACTGGATGCGGTTGCCAATCAGTTGACCACCCTGATCGGTCAGAAGACCAGCAATACCGGCGGGTCGACTGGCGGATCGTTTACGTCCAATCAGTCCAGCCTGAACAGCGCGCCGGCGCCGAGCGGTTCGAATGCTTCCGCGGGTGGATTGGGGGCGGTGGCGTCCGGGGCGAGCAGCACGGCCGTGGGCAACGGCTCGCAGGCGACCGGCAGCGGTTCGACGGCGATGGGCGTCGGCGCGACGTCGTCGGGCACGCATTCGGTGGCGATCGGCACGGGCAGCGATGACGGCGGTCGCTCCGGCGTCGTCGCGGTGGGTTCCGACAAGGCGGCGCGCCAGGTCGTCAACGTGGCCGAGGGGACGCAAGGGACCGACGCGGTCAACGTCAACCAGTTGAACGCGGTATCGACGGCACTGTCGACGTCGGTCAACACGCTGGGCAACCAGGTCAACCAGATGCAGCAGCAGATCCAGCAGACCGACGCGATGGCGCGCGAGGGGATCGCCGCGACCGCCGCGATGGCGTCGATCCCGCACATGGATCGCGATTCGAATTTCGCGATGGGTGTCGGCACGGCGACGTTCGCAGGCCAGAAGGCGATGGCCATCGGCGTGCAGGCGCGCATTACCGAGAACCTGAAGGCGACGCTGAATGGCGGTTTCAGCGGCAGCCAGCGCGTCGTCGGCGCGGGCATGCTGTATCAGTGGAAGTAA